Genomic window (Mycolicibacterium smegmatis):
GCCCAGCACGGCACCCGCACCGGGGGCGGTGGCGCCGTAGGTCTGTGCGAGCGAGCGCAGTTCGGTGCGGTCGCCCAGTCGGGTCCCGGTGCCGTGGCCTTCGATCATCCCGACGTCCTCGGGGCGGATCCCGGCCCGGTCGATGGACTTGCGGAACAGGCGTTCCTGCGCCGCACCGCTGGGCGCGGTGAGCCCGGTGGTGCGTCCGTCCTGGTTGAGTGCGGTGGCACGGATCTCGGCCAGGATGCGGCGGCCGTCGCGCACTGCGGCGGATCGGCGTTGCAGGACGAACATCGCCGCGCCCTCGGCCCAGACCGTGCCGCTCGCGTGGGCGCTGTAGGGGCGGCAGTGGCCGTCGTCGGACAGTGCGTGCTGTTTGGAGAATTCGACGAAGTACCCCGGTGAGCCCATCACGCACACCGCGCCGGTCACCGCCAGATCGCAGTCTCCCGCGCGCAGCGCGCCGACCGCGGTGTGCAACGCGGTGAGCGCCGACGAGCACGAGGTGTCGACCGTGACGGCGGGCCCGGCCAGGTCCAGCGTGTATGCGATGCGGCCGGCGATGACCCCGAGCGAGGTCCCGGTGATGAGATGCCCGCTGTGGTGGGAGAACTCGGAAAGCGGCGGGCCGTACTCCAGGCCGGAGGCGCCGATGTAGCAGCCGGCGTCGTGGCCGGCGAGATCGTCGGGGTTGATCCCGCTGTTCTCCAGCGCCCGCCACGCGACGCGCAACGCGACGCGTTGCTGCGGATCCATGGCGACGGCCTCGCGCGGCGAGATGCCGAAGAACGCCGGATCGAATTCACCCGCACCGGACAGGAAGCCGCCCAGATCGTTGATGGGCTTGAAGCCGTCGCGGCGGGAGCCGTCGAACAGTGCCCCGATGTCCCAGCCACGGTCGCGCGGGAACCGCCCGAGTGCCTCGCGTTCCTCGGTGAGCAGCGTCCAGTAGTCGTCGGCGGTCGTGACCCCGCCGGGGGCCTCGAGCGCCATCCCGACGATGACGACCGGGTCCTCACCAGAGCTCATTGACCAGCTCCGCGACGTCGTCGGTGTAGTCGTTGATGTAGAAGTGCCCACCGTCGAACATCGACAGCGTGAACGCCCCTTCGGTGTGGATCTGCCAGCCGCGCAGCATGTCCTCGCTGATGCGGTGGTCCTGTTCCCCGCCGAGGGCGTGGATGTCGGCCGCGATCGTCACGCCCTGATCGCACGAGTACCGGTTGAACGCCTCGTAGTCGGCGCGCACTGCCGTGAGCAGCAGCTCCACGAAGTCGTCGTCGGCCAGCAGCTGCGGGTCGGTGCCGCCGAGGTCCACCATCTCGGCGATGATCTCGGACTCCCCCATCGGCAACGCCGGGGATGCGGCGACCGCGGACGGCGCCTCGCTCGCCGAAACCCAGAGCGCCTCCACCGCAACGCCGTTGCGTTCGGCGACACGGGCGAACTCGAAGGCCACGACCGCGCCCATGCAGTGGCCGAACAGACACAGCGGCCCGAGCCGTGTCCAGTCGCCCGCCTCGAAGAGGTCACGTGCCAGGTCGCCGACCGTGGCCGGCGCGGGATGCGACAGCCGGTCGCCGCGGCGCGGGTACTGCATGACGTAGGCGTCGGAGCCGGCCTCGGCCAGCGCGAGTGCGAAGGGCCGGTACGCCAGGGCCGCACCGCCGGCGTGCGGGAACACCAGTGTGGGCCCGCTGGCGGTGTTTTCGGCTGGATACCTCTTGATCCAGGATTCGAGCGAGACCTCGGTGCCCGTCACGATGTCGCGGCGGTGTCGAGTGCGGACATCACTGCGGCGTCATCCATCGCGGCGACCTCCAGATAGAGTTCGGCGACTTGTTCGAGGCGGCTGCCGTCGGCCTCCCTGGCGACCAGACGGCTCGCGAGTTTCTCGACCGTGCGGGTGGCGAAGATGTCGGGCACCATCACGGTCGGGGTGTCCAGCCAATCGCGGATCCGTGCGACCGCCGCGGTCGCGAGCACGGAATCTCCGCCCAGTTCGAAGAAGTCCTCGTCGGCGCCGACATCGGCCACCGAGAGCAGTTCACCCAGGATCGCCGCGAGAGCACGCTCCAAGCTGGTCTCGGGTCGCCGTGCGGTGCCGCGCCCACCAGCCTGCGCCTGTTCGACGGCCTCGGCGAGCAGACGCGCAACCGCACGCCGATCGGTCTTGCCGCCGACGGTGAACGGCACCTTTCCGGTGAGTTCGAAGTGCCGCGGAACCATGTGCGGCGGAAGCAGTTCCGCCAGACCTGCCCGCAGGTCGGCGTCGGTCACCGAGGTGTCGTCGAGCCCGACGACGGCGGCCAGCAGGTCACCGGCAGGGGTGTCCACGATGTCGGCGACCGCGGCATGCACACCGGGAAGGCGCTGCAGTGCGGCCTCGACCTCGCCCAGTTCGATGCGGTAGCCGCTGAGCTTGACGCGGTGGTCGGCGCGACCGACGAATTCCAGTGTGCCGTCCGGCCAGTAGCGTGCCAGGTCTCCGGTGCGGTACCAGCGGCGGCCGCACCAGGTGACGAACTTCTCGGCGGTCAGGTCGGGCTTGCCGCGGTAGCCGCGGGCGATCCCGCGACCGCCGATCCACAGTTCACCGGGCACCCAGTCGGGGCAGTCCTGTCCCGCGGCGTTGACCACGCGGCACGCGTTGTTAGGGAACGGCGCGCCGTACGGCACCGCCGTCCAGTGCTCGGGCAGCTCCTTGGCCTCGAAAAGCGTCGCGTGGATCGCGGTTTCGGTCGCCCCGCCCAGACCCGTCAACACCACGCCCGGTGACAACTGCTGCAGCTTGCGCACCATGGTGGTGCGCACCCAGTCACCCCCAGTGGGCACGGCGCGCAGTGAGGGCATGGATGTCCTTGTCGACCATGCGGTTTCGACCAGCATCTCCAGCGATCCGGGCAGGAAGTTCAGCGTCGTGACACCGTGGGCGTTGATCTGGGCGACCCAGTGATCGGGATTGCGCCGGTCGGCCTCGTCGACCATCACGATGGCGCCACCTGCGGCCAGCGTGCCGAACACGTCGAGCACCGACAGGTCCGATTCCAGATGGGTCAGCGCCAGCACGCTGTCGTCGGGTCCGGTGCCGAAGTAGGTGTTGAGCGTCTCGACGGTGTTCATCGCGGCGTCGTGGGTGACCTCGACGCCCTTGGGCTCGCCCGTCGAACCGGACGTGAACAGCACGTAGGCCAGGTCGTCGGGCGCAGCGGAGACCGGTTCGACCGTCTCGTGGCGCCGGCCCACCAGGACGGCCTCGGTGACCGTCAGCGCGGGCAGCCATGTCGGGGTGGCGTCTGCGCAGAACAGTGCCATGCGGACGCCGGCGTCGGCGAGCATGCGTTCGGCGCGGTCGGTGGGCTGGTCGACACCGACCGGCACGTACACCGCACCGGCAGCCAGGATGCCCAGCAGCGCCGGAATCTGGTCGGGCCCTTTGGGTCCCATCACCGCGACGCTCTCACCGCGGCGCACACCCGCGACACGCAGGGCCGTCGCGACGGCCAATGCCTGCTCGCGCAGTTCGGCGTAGGTCAGCGGGCCTTTCGACCCGATCAGGGCCACGGCGCCGGGGCGCATCGCGGCCTGTTCGAAGAAGCCGTCGTGCAGTGCGCGTCCGCTCGGCGGGGCGGACCTCGCGTTCACCGCGTCACGCACATCGCGCTGGGACTGCGGCAGCAGCGGCGGCGACGGGATGTCCCACGCGGTGTCGTCGGTGGCGAGCCTGCGCAACTCGGCGATGTGGCGCGCGAACATCGCGTCGATCACGCCGGGGCGGAAGGCGTCCTCGCGCACGTCCCAGTTCACCAGCACGCCGCCGTCGAACTCGGTGACCTGCGCGTCGAGCAGCACCTGCGGGCCCTGCGAGTTGATCCACACCGGCTTGCCGAACGCATCGGTCACCTCGGTGGCGAACAGCTCGCCGAGGCCGAGCGCGCTCGTGTACACCACCGGCGCGATGACCTGGGTGCCGCGGTGACGCCCGAGATCACGCAGCACCGACAAACCCGGGTAGTTCGCGTGCCCGGCAGCGGCGCGGAAAGTGTCCTGCACGACCTTGGCGCGTTGCGTGGGCGTCGTCGTATCGGTCAGGTCGATGTCGAGCAGCAGCGACGACGTGAAGTCGCCGATGATCTTGTCGACGTCGGGATGACGCTGCTCGCGCCCGAACAGGGGCACGTTGAGCAGGAAGCGCTGATCGGCAGACCATCCCGCGAGCACCTCGGCGAACGAGGCCGCCAACGCCATGGCGGGCGTGATGCCCCGCTTGCGGGCCGCGGCGAACAGTGCGTCGCGTGTCTGCGGATCCAGCCAGTGGTGCCTGCGGGTGGTGTGGTGCGGGTCGGCCTGCTCGGCGACCGGCACCAGCGGCAGCCGCGGC
Coding sequences:
- a CDS encoding thioesterase II family protein, which gives rise to MTGTEVSLESWIKRYPAENTASGPTLVFPHAGGAALAYRPFALALAEAGSDAYVMQYPRRGDRLSHPAPATVGDLARDLFEAGDWTRLGPLCLFGHCMGAVVAFEFARVAERNGVAVEALWVSASEAPSAVAASPALPMGESEIIAEMVDLGGTDPQLLADDDFVELLLTAVRADYEAFNRYSCDQGVTIAADIHALGGEQDHRISEDMLRGWQIHTEGAFTLSMFDGGHFYINDYTDDVAELVNELW
- a CDS encoding polyketide synthase is translated as MSSGEDPVVIVGMALEAPGGVTTADDYWTLLTEEREALGRFPRDRGWDIGALFDGSRRDGFKPINDLGGFLSGAGEFDPAFFGISPREAVAMDPQQRVALRVAWRALENSGINPDDLAGHDAGCYIGASGLEYGPPLSEFSHHSGHLITGTSLGVIAGRIAYTLDLAGPAVTVDTSCSSALTALHTAVGALRAGDCDLAVTGAVCVMGSPGYFVEFSKQHALSDDGHCRPYSAHASGTVWAEGAAMFVLQRRSAAVRDGRRILAEIRATALNQDGRTTGLTAPSGAAQERLFRKSIDRAGIRPEDVGMIEGHGTGTRLGDRTELRSLAQTYGATAPGAGAVLGSVKSNVGHAQAAAGGLGLAKVLLAGRRAAIPATLHVDQPSGEIDWEAQGLRLATKLTPWPAVGGERIAAVSAFGMSGTNAHAIVAIPEAA
- the mbtB gene encoding phenyloxazoline synthase MbtB, yielding MGDVAGANSQTIRGAVADLLGIGSEAVDPDADLIGQGLDSIRMMSLAGRWRQQGIDIDFATLAANPTVSDWARLIAARSADSKASSAHANSRPSETGEQAGAPFPLAPMQHAMWVGREEDQQLGGVAGHLYVEFDGTGVDPERLRRAATALAERHPMLRVEFLPDGTQRIGAPANEFPVTVEDLRAATPDEVARRLSEIQRAKSHQQLQGEVFELTLSLLPSGATRLHVDLDMQAGDAMSYRTLMADLAALYNSGTSLPALGYTYREYRLETPEGGPARDADQKWWAERIPDLPDPPRLPLVPVAEQADPHHTTRRHHWLDPQTRDALFAAARKRGITPAMALAASFAEVLAGWSADQRFLLNVPLFGREQRHPDVDKIIGDFTSSLLLDIDLTDTTTPTQRAKVVQDTFRAAAGHANYPGLSVLRDLGRHRGTQVIAPVVYTSALGLGELFATEVTDAFGKPVWINSQGPQVLLDAQVTEFDGGVLVNWDVREDAFRPGVIDAMFARHIAELRRLATDDTAWDIPSPPLLPQSQRDVRDAVNARSAPPSGRALHDGFFEQAAMRPGAVALIGSKGPLTYAELREQALAVATALRVAGVRRGESVAVMGPKGPDQIPALLGILAAGAVYVPVGVDQPTDRAERMLADAGVRMALFCADATPTWLPALTVTEAVLVGRRHETVEPVSAAPDDLAYVLFTSGSTGEPKGVEVTHDAAMNTVETLNTYFGTGPDDSVLALTHLESDLSVLDVFGTLAAGGAIVMVDEADRRNPDHWVAQINAHGVTTLNFLPGSLEMLVETAWSTRTSMPSLRAVPTGGDWVRTTMVRKLQQLSPGVVLTGLGGATETAIHATLFEAKELPEHWTAVPYGAPFPNNACRVVNAAGQDCPDWVPGELWIGGRGIARGYRGKPDLTAEKFVTWCGRRWYRTGDLARYWPDGTLEFVGRADHRVKLSGYRIELGEVEAALQRLPGVHAAVADIVDTPAGDLLAAVVGLDDTSVTDADLRAGLAELLPPHMVPRHFELTGKVPFTVGGKTDRRAVARLLAEAVEQAQAGGRGTARRPETSLERALAAILGELLSVADVGADEDFFELGGDSVLATAAVARIRDWLDTPTVMVPDIFATRTVEKLASRLVAREADGSRLEQVAELYLEVAAMDDAAVMSALDTAATS